The genomic region TAAGATGAGTTCACAGACCCTATTATTTACATGTAACAAAGAAAGAGATAGGATTCGACTGCAGGCCCTATGCTTCAAACTGGGTTTTGACccaatattttatttgcatatttATACTAAACCATAAGGTTGTCATATTCATACTGAGTCCTACTTTCCAAAAATGGATTTGATCCACCATATTCCTTTGGTGTCCTTGGGGGTCTCCTCTCCTTCTGGTGGAGGATCACTTTGTGGGGTCTTGTGCAGTGTGCTCACATCATAGCCCTCGTCTTTGGCCTTCTGCACCAGCTGATTGTAGATTTCATCATCCATATGTGGCTGCCTGCATAAAATCTACAACAAAACAACCAAAAATATTCCAAGACAACCAATCAGTGCTTGCAGCAATTATTTCTCGAGCTATGTTAAAGAATTACAATTATCCCAATAGCAACAGTCAGTGCATTTCTTGTCCTATATTAGCACTTTCACCTCTCAATTTTGTCTCCTCTATAATTGAGTAGAATCTATCTTAAGAATTCAGGTTAATATGCTAATATACTCTATAATTCCAGCTGACATTCCTGTATGCACTCAGACTATGTCTGGGTTTAAAGTGTTAGAACTTTTAAAAGAGACTGTGAGAATAAAAGATATACCCAGAGATACTTCCTGCTAGGCTGACCAATGAGAGCATACTGATAATCATCATCAATGAACAAAACCCAGTAATCCCCCACAACAGGAATGATGGGCAAGAATGGGGGAACATAGAATTTGACTTTCAGCTTTGCCTCATCACTCTTGGGATCAGCCTTGTAGGCAGTGCCTTCTATATACCCTCTTTTGCCATCAGTGAAAGTCTCATTAAGCACATGGACAGTTCCATCTTCTCTCAGAGTGTAGGTAGCCCTCGTATTCACCCCACCCCTAGGCTGAAACCTCGACGGGAATGAGGCGATCTCGTACCACCTTCCCATGTATCTGTTGATGTCCAAATGCTTTACCACTTCCATTGGTTTCTGGGACATTGTTCCGGGTTCCTGTTTTAGATCGCGAGAGAGGAGAGATTTTGGTTGGGGTTCAAGACGGTTCGTAATCTGCTTTTTGTTGATTCTTGATAAGGTAATATAGGAAAAAACGTTTGGTGCAATGGAGATTCTCAAGTGAGACGTGGAGGACTAAGGGCCCTACATGTGTGCTTATGTCTGGTTTTAACCACCAGATCCACATGGAAGCTTCTAGGCCGTCCCATCTATGGGAAGAGGAAACAGGTTTGGGTGATGTGGAGATTGCAAAGAAGCAAACTTAAGGAGGAAGAAAAGGAGTAAGAATAGTCAAATGAGTCGATTTCAGCTTACGTTCACCTCAGGAAAGAGGCAGGATTTTGATGGTATTTTCCATCTAGCAACAGATAGCTGCATTCTTTGGGCTTTTACAGGACTCAATCAAATACTTACAAAGTAGCAAGTAGAACTGTCCATGCACCATGCATAACAATCTATGCCCAGGCTTGTAAGGTCTTGCTGAAGGTCAATTATAAGCCCAAGCTTTCAATATTTGATGCAGCTTGTATGCCCATGGGGGGCTGTAGTTATTCCAGTGGGCCTGGACCAAGTACTGCCGAAATTGCTGCAATATAGTTGATTGAAGGACTTTGATTATTTCTTAGTGGCTATGGGTCTATCCTATCTTAACAGAAAAGGCAAACGCCAAAATGCCATTATTTGAAAGAATACTGCAAATGGAATCATGCCTAACAAATGATACTGATATCTGTAACTCTTCCAAGGCTGGGTTTATTTCTCAACAAaagttaagagagaaagaaaacaaaagctgAACCACACCCCTATCTGAGGCTCATCATtctagcttttatttttttatcataaattacTAGTTACCTTTTAGGACCTAGATTATCAGTAACTGATTCCTACTTCCCAAAGATGGATTGGATCCACCAAATGCCTTTGGTGTCCTCGGGGCTGGTTTTATCTTCCTCTGGTGGAGGGTCAGTTTGTCGTGTCTTCTGCAGCTTGCTAACATCATACCCCTCACCTTCAGCCTTCTGTACCAACTGGTTGTATATCTCATCATCAAGATGATTCTGCCTGCATAATATCTACAAAAGCAacacaacaaaacaaaactgAAGAGAATCAAATACTCATAGTGAAATCCAGCTCATTGGCCCGACACCCTTTTTCAAGAAATGCTACTACAAAATCTTTTATTGCATAAACATACTAGTAGATACACAAAGATTTGAGAGAGTGCCATAAAGGTATACCCAAAGGTACTGCCTGCTAGGCTGGCCAACCAAAGCATACTTGTAATCACCACTAATGTATAAAACCCAGTAATCCCCAACAACCGGAATAATGAGCAAGAAAGGAGGCACATAGAATTTCACTTTGAGCTTGGCCCCATTGCTGCTGGGGTTTGCCTTGTAGGCACTGCCCTCGATGTATGCTCTCTTGCCACCAGACCAAGTCTCATTGAGCACATTCACAGTTCCATCTTCACTTAAACTGTACGTAGCCCTTGCGTTCATCCCATCTTTGGGCTGAAATCTTGATGGGAATGGAGCTATCTCATACCATCTTCCATGTACCTTTTGATATTGAGTTTCTTCACCGCTTGCATTGCCCAATTTGTTACAAATACCACAGATTTTGGTCAGGTTTTTGGGAGGTTTCAGTAAATAGAGATATTCCTGGTGCAGTGGAGAGCCTTAAGTGAGACGTGGAAGAGTAACTATCTTAACATGTGTATGCTTTGAATGGTTAAACAAATCAAACTGCCAGATTTCTTCTGGGAGCCTTTGACTCTGTTTAAGGGAACAGTTATAGTCTTACAATTTTTAGTCCAGATCAAAATAGCATTCCAAAGTTAAAGGTAGATTTCAATAACAAATCAAGGAGGTGGGACACAATAGGACCTTGGTGTTTGATTTCAGGACTGGCTAGACTTTCTTGATTGCAGGCTAGGTCGACAGGACTTTGATATTTGCTTACAAGTTACAAGAAAAGCTAGACTTTCTCAAGGAGCATATGACCAAGTCAggtcaaaagaaaatatgaatgCCTTGATTGAGAGTCTGcaataattcaaaattgatAAAGAACTGTCATAATGATTGCCCACTAATCTCCTTTGAACAGTGAATGATGGGTCCTTTAACAAAGACAAGATGTGTTAATCATGTGTAATGTGTTGCAtttagttttcatttcattggATGGAAAGAAATGAAGGTTGGCAGGCCAACTGAGATTTTCTACTGTTGAACAACTACTGTCAAGTAAATAGGTTGGTCCCCGGGGCAAGTTAGACTTCAATATTTTGGTGCATCTCAGTCAGAAATGAATGCTAGTAGATGTTATGATATACCTGTAAATGATCTGAAAGTAACATTGTTCTTTGGTTTGATAATTGATTAACATCTAACCTCTATAAATGGTAATGAACCTCCCAAGTTGAAGTTCTTGAAAACAAGAAAGTTAAATTGATATCACATCCAACTAAAAGAAACtctattattgaattttagCATACTGGAAATAGATAGTAGTAGGAGCAATATTTATTGTTCCTGCCAAACTTAaaagtttctctctcttcattagctggaaaaagaaaatgtctCTTAGATTGGGTTTGAAGTATCATAAAAACAGA from Theobroma cacao cultivar B97-61/B2 chromosome 9, Criollo_cocoa_genome_V2, whole genome shotgun sequence harbors:
- the LOC18587875 gene encoding temperature-induced lipocalin-1, whose amino-acid sequence is MSQKPMEVVKHLDINRYMGRWYEIASFPSRFQPRGGVNTRATYTLREDGTVHVLNETFTDGKRGYIEGTAYKADPKSDEAKLKVKFYVPPFLPIIPVVGDYWVLFIDDDYQYALIGQPSRKYLWILCRQPHMDDEIYNQLVQKAKDEGYDVSTLHKTPQSDPPPEGEETPKDTKGIWWIKSIFGK